In Hamadaea flava, a genomic segment contains:
- a CDS encoding serine/threonine-protein kinase — protein MSAFSPGQRIHDRFTLRELIGRGGMSEVWRATDGVLGRPVAVKALDSSLAADPTLWQATLREARAIARIAHPNVAQVHDYGEVPTPSGHVPYLVMEYVEGVTLAERLRSGPLPPAEAATIAAQVAAGLAEAHRLGVVHRDVKPGNIMLTPAGVKILDFGIATLAHGPDSDGGRLIGTPTYAAPERMQRGGATTPAGDVYSLGVVLYEMLAGRPPRAYADWQQALATPTADVAPIDRPGVPPKLAALTMACLSADPNRRPAASALAGSLSASTTAAGAIPGTYAAGVARPAPASPPTMVAALPPEPARRSRLLPAFLITGGALAILLAIMLIYSFSDRSPKGPPQGAGTPTTATTSAGGPSPSPSTEESKAPGDLLDEIAAVVESAGLPNNRARDLNRRIDDIREKLDEEPEEAGGKVDDLRKKVTDFAEDGQLDTATAERLITLIDQLANSL, from the coding sequence GAGCTGATCGGCCGGGGCGGGATGTCCGAGGTCTGGCGGGCCACCGACGGCGTGCTCGGCCGCCCGGTGGCGGTGAAGGCGCTCGACTCCTCGTTGGCCGCGGACCCGACGCTGTGGCAGGCGACCCTGCGGGAGGCCCGCGCGATCGCCCGCATCGCGCATCCGAACGTCGCCCAGGTCCACGACTACGGCGAGGTGCCGACGCCGTCCGGGCACGTGCCCTACCTGGTCATGGAGTACGTCGAGGGCGTGACGCTGGCCGAGCGGCTGCGATCCGGTCCCCTGCCGCCGGCCGAGGCCGCGACGATCGCCGCCCAGGTCGCGGCCGGGTTGGCCGAGGCACACCGGCTCGGGGTGGTGCACCGCGACGTGAAGCCGGGCAACATCATGCTGACCCCGGCCGGCGTGAAGATCCTGGACTTCGGCATCGCGACCCTGGCGCACGGCCCGGACTCCGACGGCGGGCGGCTCATCGGCACGCCCACGTACGCCGCACCGGAACGAATGCAGCGGGGCGGCGCGACGACCCCGGCGGGCGACGTCTACTCCCTCGGCGTGGTGCTCTACGAGATGCTGGCCGGCCGGCCGCCGCGGGCGTACGCCGACTGGCAGCAGGCGCTCGCCACCCCGACCGCGGACGTCGCACCGATCGACCGGCCGGGGGTGCCGCCGAAGCTGGCGGCGCTGACGATGGCCTGTCTGTCCGCCGACCCGAACCGCCGACCGGCCGCGTCCGCGTTGGCCGGCTCGCTCTCCGCCAGTACGACCGCCGCCGGCGCGATCCCGGGGACCTACGCGGCGGGGGTGGCCCGACCGGCCCCGGCGTCGCCGCCGACCATGGTGGCGGCTCTGCCGCCCGAACCGGCCCGGCGCTCGCGGCTGCTCCCGGCGTTCCTCATCACCGGCGGCGCGCTGGCGATCCTGTTGGCGATCATGCTGATCTACAGTTTCTCGGACCGGTCGCCGAAGGGCCCGCCCCAGGGTGCCGGGACGCCCACGACGGCCACCACCTCGGCGGGCGGGCCCAGCCCGTCTCCGTCTACTGAGGAATCGAAGGCGCCGGGGGACCTCCTCGACGAGATCGCTGCCGTCGTCGAGTCGGCCGGGCTGCCGAACAACCGGGCGCGGGACCTCAACCGGCGGATCGACGACATCCGCGAGAAGCTGGACGAGGAACCGGAGGAGGCGGGCGGCAAGGTCGACGACCTCCGGAAGAAGGTGACCGACTTCGCCGAGGACGGTCAGCTCGACACGGCCACGGCCGAACGGCTCATCACCCTCATCGACCAGCTGGCGAACTCGCTGTAG